A window of Candidatus Gastranaerophilales bacterium contains these coding sequences:
- a CDS encoding GPW/gp25 family protein — MIVKNVKELDTKNWQHKIGTIGEIATELDDIDQCILTIASTQKETVVHNPNLGVDLMQYMDRPINQVQSKMKQMLLTELQYQEPRVKFNNISFSIISESTLKIKIGYKYKQIQYYKEVELIWTT; from the coding sequence ATGATTGTAAAAAACGTAAAAGAATTAGATACAAAAAATTGGCAGCATAAAATCGGTACGATTGGCGAAATTGCAACTGAACTTGATGATATAGATCAATGTATTTTAACTATTGCTTCGACTCAAAAAGAAACGGTTGTTCATAATCCTAACTTGGGCGTTGACCTTATGCAGTATATGGATAGACCAATAAATCAAGTTCAATCAAAGATGAAGCAAATGTTATTGACAGAGCTTCAATATCAAGAACCAAGAGTAAAGTTTAATAATATTTCATTCTCGATAATTTCAGAAAGCACTTTAAAAATCAAAATAGGTTATAAATACAAGCAAATTCAATATTACAAAGAGGTAGAGTTAATATGGACAACATAG
- a CDS encoding contractile injection system protein, VgrG/Pvc8 family: METIKKPYIEIIYNKKNITADISKYILSLTYTDYESGESDELEVTLNDNENLFKSSWQPQKGDKISAKIGYTGEELLNCGTFTVDEGTMDSSDDGDTYIIRTLAASINNKIREKNNKPYEGKTLIQIAKEIGKKHGFTVAGKEGFIKIPREAQRNESDLAFLHRLAQKYGYLFKLNDTVLTFTKMEALEETKALSTIKRNDIKHISLNDTSTKTYNACSVKYKNPKTGKMVSYTAKNAKDGVKAETLKINRKCQTKEQAMTVANAGLKNGQNTIEGSVDLKSGNSYFIAGVNFNLEDYFNFNGKYHITKSIHTVTPDDYSCNGEVKKIA, translated from the coding sequence TTGGAAACAATAAAAAAACCTTACATAGAAATCATCTACAACAAAAAGAATATTACAGCTGATATCAGTAAATATATTCTATCGTTGACATATACAGATTATGAAAGTGGTGAATCTGACGAGCTTGAAGTGACTTTAAACGATAATGAAAACTTATTTAAAAGTTCTTGGCAGCCGCAAAAAGGCGACAAAATATCCGCAAAAATAGGATACACAGGCGAAGAATTGTTAAACTGTGGCACATTTACTGTTGATGAAGGAACGATGGATAGCTCTGATGATGGTGATACCTATATTATTAGAACTTTGGCGGCATCAATAAACAATAAAATTAGAGAAAAAAATAATAAACCGTATGAAGGAAAAACTCTAATTCAAATAGCTAAAGAAATTGGAAAAAAGCACGGCTTTACAGTAGCTGGAAAAGAAGGGTTTATAAAAATCCCAAGAGAAGCACAAAGAAATGAATCTGACTTAGCCTTTTTACATAGACTTGCACAAAAATACGGTTATTTATTTAAGCTGAATGATACAGTTTTAACTTTTACAAAAATGGAAGCTTTGGAAGAAACAAAAGCTTTAAGTACGATTAAACGTAACGATATCAAGCATATATCTCTTAATGATACGTCGACTAAGACCTACAATGCTTGCAGCGTAAAATACAAAAATCCAAAAACAGGAAAAATGGTAAGTTATACCGCTAAAAATGCAAAAGATGGGGTAAAGGCTGAAACTTTAAAAATCAATCGTAAGTGCCAAACTAAAGAACAAGCTATGACTGTTGCAAACGCTGGTTTGAAAAATGGTCAGAATACAATTGAAGGAAGTGTTGATTTAAAAAGTGGCAACAGCTATTTCATAGCTGGAGTCAATTTCAATTTGGAAGATTATTTCAACTTCAACGGAAAATATCATATTACTAAAAGCATACATACAGTAACTCCTGATGATTACTCTTGCAACGGCGAGGTGAAAAAAATTGCTTAG
- a CDS encoding tail protein X: MQYSHYKEHITKQGDRWDTIAYKYYGDCFKYAPLVMANPTVAISPIIPTGIKLIVPVLSDIDATNEDLPPWKQ, encoded by the coding sequence ATGCAATACAGCCATTATAAAGAACACATAACAAAACAGGGTGATAGATGGGACACAATAGCCTATAAATATTACGGCGATTGTTTTAAGTACGCTCCACTAGTTATGGCTAACCCGACTGTGGCTATCTCACCGATTATACCAACTGGGATTAAGTTAATTGTCCCTGTCCTATCAGATATAGACGCAACAAATGAGGATTTACCACCTTGGAAACAATAA
- a CDS encoding phage tail tape measure protein, which yields MSDNMILKLMLSANDKMSGVIRGAVSKSDSEFDKMQKKIAKVSDSLDTIGKGALVAGGVIAAPLALGVKVAADFGSELSNIKAITGETAENMDKLKKLALKMGADTKFSALEAAQGITELEKAGVSTSQILNGGLSGALSLAAAGDLELADAAEIASTALNAFRKDNLTVAGAANILAGAANASATSVGELKFSLSMASAVASGFGMSFKDVNIALALFAQNGLKGSDAGTSLKSMLMNLQPRTDEQVTAFVKLGLATGKLVKVSKDGKEKYQLLSNAFFDSHGNIKNITEISGVLHDKLKGLTNQQRLYALETMFGADAIRAANILFTEGAQGADKMWSSMSKVTATQVAAEKMNNLKGELEELGGSIETIAISYGDKLTPVIRGLTRGAIAVTNAFGALPEPIQSVIAISSALGAVGLIGIGGLSLGVSGLLKGFNEFAPIYRDTVRFMHKNKLFAAMGLNSTIALAPMIGIISGIAIGAFLIYKYWKPIKGFFRGLWSGIIEGTRPLHPTFNKIAKWMTPIASGVKGMINWFKKISTPINSAGKGAESFGIKAGKAIGFIITGLAKLAKAAWDVIKWTQPLYWIFRGGKWVIETHKKMETPPKGTPKPDKKTKTDGSHFDGLDRVPFDGYIAETHKDEMIVPANQAKSLRQGSLGRDSSIRLTYAPVINNSTIKDVQDLKKVLEEHERKLLAKIKTEQRRKEARSYA from the coding sequence GTGAGCGATAATATGATTTTAAAATTAATGTTATCTGCCAATGACAAGATGTCAGGGGTTATCCGTGGTGCTGTTTCAAAATCAGATAGTGAATTTGATAAAATGCAAAAAAAGATTGCAAAAGTATCTGATTCTTTAGACACAATCGGCAAAGGAGCTTTAGTAGCTGGTGGCGTTATTGCAGCACCTCTAGCGCTTGGTGTCAAAGTTGCTGCTGATTTTGGTAGTGAATTATCTAATATAAAAGCCATTACTGGTGAAACTGCCGAGAATATGGATAAGCTAAAGAAATTAGCTTTAAAAATGGGCGCTGATACTAAATTTTCAGCTTTAGAAGCGGCACAAGGTATCACTGAATTAGAAAAAGCAGGAGTTTCAACTTCTCAGATTTTAAACGGTGGTTTATCCGGTGCTTTGAGTTTGGCTGCAGCTGGTGATTTAGAATTGGCGGATGCCGCTGAAATCGCTTCAACAGCTTTAAACGCTTTTAGAAAAGACAACCTTACAGTTGCTGGTGCTGCCAATATCTTGGCTGGTGCAGCGAATGCTTCAGCAACAAGTGTCGGAGAATTAAAATTTTCTCTGTCAATGGCTTCAGCTGTTGCCTCTGGCTTTGGAATGAGTTTTAAAGATGTGAATATAGCATTGGCATTGTTTGCACAGAACGGATTGAAAGGTTCAGACGCTGGTACTTCTTTAAAATCAATGCTTATGAACTTGCAACCAAGAACAGATGAACAAGTTACTGCATTTGTTAAATTAGGTCTTGCGACTGGAAAACTTGTAAAAGTTTCAAAAGACGGTAAAGAAAAATATCAACTACTTTCTAATGCATTCTTTGATTCTCATGGAAATATCAAAAATATCACTGAGATTTCAGGAGTATTACACGACAAATTAAAAGGTTTAACAAACCAACAACGTCTCTACGCTTTAGAAACAATGTTTGGAGCAGATGCAATCAGAGCAGCTAACATTTTATTCACAGAAGGAGCACAAGGTGCTGATAAAATGTGGAGTTCGATGTCAAAAGTTACGGCAACTCAAGTCGCTGCAGAAAAAATGAACAATTTAAAAGGTGAACTTGAAGAGTTAGGTGGTAGTATCGAAACTATTGCGATAAGTTATGGCGATAAGCTTACTCCTGTGATAAGAGGACTAACAAGAGGTGCTATTGCTGTTACAAATGCATTTGGAGCATTGCCTGAACCAATACAAAGCGTCATTGCTATCAGTAGTGCATTAGGTGCTGTTGGCTTAATTGGAATTGGCGGACTTTCTCTTGGTGTCAGTGGGCTTTTAAAAGGCTTTAATGAATTCGCACCTATTTATCGCGATACAGTAAGATTTATGCATAAAAATAAGTTATTTGCGGCAATGGGACTGAATTCAACAATAGCCTTAGCTCCTATGATTGGGATAATATCTGGAATTGCAATCGGAGCCTTTCTTATTTATAAATATTGGAAACCGATAAAAGGATTTTTTAGAGGTTTGTGGTCGGGAATTATTGAAGGAACAAGACCTTTACATCCAACTTTTAATAAGATTGCAAAATGGATGACTCCTATTGCAAGCGGAGTTAAAGGTATGATTAATTGGTTTAAAAAAATCTCAACTCCTATTAATTCAGCTGGTAAAGGTGCAGAATCTTTCGGCATAAAAGCTGGTAAAGCTATCGGTTTTATAATAACAGGATTAGCCAAGTTAGCTAAAGCTGCTTGGGATGTAATCAAATGGACACAACCTCTTTATTGGATTTTTAGAGGCGGGAAATGGGTTATTGAAACTCATAAAAAAATGGAAACTCCACCAAAAGGAACGCCAAAACCAGACAAAAAAACAAAAACAGATGGCTCACATTTTGATGGCTTAGATCGAGTTCCTTTTGATGGTTATATAGCTGAAACTCACAAGGATGAAATGATCGTTCCAGCGAATCAAGCCAAAAGTCTTAGACAAGGTTCACTAGGTAGAGATAGCTCTATCAGGCTAACCTATGCTCCTGTAATAAACAATTCAACTATAAAAGATGTTCAGGATTTGAAAAAAGTTTTAGAAGAACACGAACGCAAACTACTGGCGAAAATCAAAACAGAACAAAGAAGAAAAGAGGCAAGGTCTTATGCTTAG
- a CDS encoding phage tail assembly protein produces the protein MSKKDVNPEITKENDESSVNTADEFCLSNGTIVKFRKSTGRDVINARQRAGSKSSLVGAHVIAEIASFDGDKLTYSDLLDLDVADYLLLEEKWNEFASGKNSQQQET, from the coding sequence ATGTCAAAAAAAGATGTTAATCCAGAAATAACAAAAGAAAATGATGAGTCATCAGTAAACACAGCTGATGAATTCTGTTTGAGTAATGGCACAATTGTAAAATTTAGAAAATCAACGGGTAGAGATGTTATAAATGCAAGACAAAGGGCTGGTTCAAAGTCTAGTCTAGTTGGAGCCCATGTAATAGCAGAAATTGCAAGTTTCGATGGGGACAAATTAACATACTCTGATCTTTTAGATTTAGATGTTGCTGATTATTTATTACTAGAAGAAAAATGGAATGAGTTTGCTTCTGGAAAAAACTCCCAACAGCAAGAGACATAA
- a CDS encoding phage major tail tube protein: MTTKRNMLVDACIYVGANNCLGIASSVTSPVIKHKTIDVNDLGSCGSYKLNTGKVEAMTTKITLNSFYEEIFAQIANPCEAVEIAIYGDLMEYTGDKVTSHKGVKLFIRGTSEEFGLLGELKDHENMNYDMNFNLTMARLVVGGKERYHIDIPNNIHKVNGIDVRAEINKNLGIL, encoded by the coding sequence ATGACAACTAAAAGAAATATGCTTGTTGATGCTTGTATTTACGTTGGTGCAAACAACTGTTTAGGCATTGCATCATCAGTAACCTCTCCCGTTATCAAACACAAAACTATTGATGTTAACGATTTAGGTTCTTGCGGCTCTTACAAATTAAATACTGGCAAAGTAGAAGCTATGACGACAAAAATTACTTTAAACAGCTTTTATGAAGAAATCTTTGCCCAGATTGCTAACCCTTGCGAAGCTGTAGAAATCGCGATATATGGCGACTTGATGGAATACACTGGCGACAAAGTAACTTCTCATAAAGGGGTTAAATTGTTCATTCGTGGAACGTCCGAAGAATTTGGCTTGCTAGGTGAATTAAAAGACCATGAAAATATGAACTATGATATGAACTTTAACCTTACAATGGCAAGGCTTGTTGTCGGAGGAAAAGAACGTTATCACATTGATATTCCAAACAATATCCATAAAGTAAATGGAATTGATGTCAGAGCAGAAATAAACAAAAATCTAGGAATCCTTTAA
- a CDS encoding phage tail sheath subtilisin-like domain-containing protein yields the protein MTFHHGSSTTRNTSDTVTVGGVDTAIIGLVGIAPIFDVDAEYQTVNNIVDISDPTAAAKYFGKTYPNYTIPQSLEDIFKQKTDGKGGARIFVINVFNPSIHKSNVSSTKTFVKGKITLAELGIANLTVTKGSTAAVLDTDYTFVDNVIEVKTGGSLTATDEVTVAYDYADPSKITNADIIGGVDQDGIKTGLELLKDVKSKYGVKPKIIIAPAFTSINAIKTALEPLVNKLKAYAYIDAPMNTSLNTAIEGRGEAGTINFNTSNERIKLLHHHYKVYNKVTNSYECRYASPFAAGLRANLDRTKGVHWSSSNQPIYGIEGFDVPVSFELNDVDCDANKLNSYGITTTINDRGTYKEWGNRNASFPASNGLMTFECCVRQIDYIEESIENFSLNVIDGPISDVIIDRIITKVTDFFSIEKKKGALIDAEIFYNPAKNPASQLANGMLVMSYKSCPPPPLENLVYENDVVIEYLNKIGGQE from the coding sequence ATGACGTTTCATCACGGCTCAAGTACAACAAGAAATACATCTGATACAGTAACCGTTGGCGGTGTTGATACTGCTATTATTGGTTTAGTTGGTATTGCTCCGATTTTTGATGTTGATGCTGAATATCAAACAGTTAATAACATTGTAGATATTTCTGATCCGACAGCTGCCGCTAAATATTTTGGAAAAACATATCCAAACTACACTATTCCTCAATCATTAGAAGATATCTTTAAACAAAAAACTGATGGCAAAGGTGGTGCTAGAATTTTTGTCATTAACGTATTTAACCCATCTATCCACAAGTCTAATGTCAGCTCAACAAAAACATTTGTTAAAGGTAAAATCACACTTGCAGAATTAGGCATTGCTAATTTAACTGTAACAAAAGGTTCAACTGCTGCAGTTTTAGACACTGATTATACTTTCGTTGATAATGTAATCGAAGTAAAAACAGGTGGTTCTTTAACAGCAACAGATGAAGTAACAGTTGCTTATGATTATGCTGATCCGTCTAAAATTACCAATGCAGATATAATTGGTGGTGTTGACCAAGATGGCATCAAAACAGGTTTAGAACTTTTAAAAGATGTTAAATCAAAATATGGTGTTAAGCCTAAAATCATTATTGCACCTGCATTTACTTCTATTAATGCCATAAAAACAGCATTAGAGCCTTTAGTTAATAAGCTTAAGGCTTATGCTTACATCGATGCACCAATGAATACTTCTTTAAATACTGCCATTGAAGGTAGAGGCGAAGCAGGAACAATCAATTTCAATACTTCTAATGAAAGAATTAAGCTTTTACATCACCACTACAAGGTATATAACAAAGTTACGAATTCTTATGAATGTCGATACGCTTCACCTTTTGCAGCTGGTTTAAGAGCTAATTTGGACAGAACAAAAGGTGTTCACTGGTCATCTTCAAACCAGCCAATCTACGGAATTGAGGGCTTTGATGTTCCTGTCTCATTCGAACTTAATGATGTTGATTGCGATGCGAACAAATTAAACTCTTACGGAATTACAACAACTATAAATGATAGAGGGACATATAAAGAATGGGGCAATAGAAACGCTTCATTCCCTGCTTCAAATGGTTTAATGACTTTTGAATGTTGTGTCAGACAGATTGATTATATTGAAGAAAGCATAGAAAACTTCTCTTTAAATGTAATTGATGGTCCTATTTCTGACGTCATCATTGACAGAATTATAACTAAAGTAACTGATTTCTTCTCTATTGAAAAGAAAAAAGGTGCTTTGATTGATGCGGAAATTTTCTATAACCCAGCAAAAAACCCAGCTTCACAACTTGCTAACGGTATGCTTGTTATGAGTTATAAATCTTGTCCACCACCACCATTAGAAAACTTAGTTTACGAAAACGATGTTGTAATCGAATATTTGAATAAAATCGGAGGTCAAGAATAA
- a CDS encoding Gp37 family protein, which translates to MLETIETAIIDALKPIFDKFQIESFPADFDSYNFTSAKGCMLVRYDGSIYSKPQTINLVTQDETLEFSVITGLRSLKKYKDAYPILKQVKDTLTGLVINGKKLYPVKKAFLEKITKDLYWGVSFAITLPTQEVSKESNVVPLWQ; encoded by the coding sequence ATGTTAGAAACAATTGAAACCGCAATAATAGATGCATTAAAACCCATATTTGATAAATTTCAAATAGAAAGCTTCCCAGCTGATTTTGATTCTTATAATTTTACCTCGGCTAAAGGCTGTATGCTAGTTCGATATGACGGTTCTATTTATTCAAAACCTCAGACAATAAACTTGGTAACTCAAGATGAAACTCTTGAATTCTCTGTAATTACAGGACTACGTTCGCTAAAAAAATATAAAGATGCTTATCCTATTTTAAAACAAGTAAAAGACACTTTAACTGGTTTGGTGATTAATGGCAAAAAACTATACCCAGTTAAGAAGGCATTCTTAGAAAAGATTACAAAAGACTTATATTGGGGCGTATCTTTCGCGATTACGCTTCCAACACAAGAAGTTTCAAAAGAAAGTAACGTTGTCCCACTGTGGCAATAA
- a CDS encoding DUF1320 domain-containing protein — MYCSISEIENIIPEDELINLTVDDPSNESVVNVQRFNDVSVYADELINGYLRARYTLPLKCVPALISKLAADIVAYRLHLRRPQDIPEHISENHKLAIRTLQELQKGNIILDLPVENPDMQPIKSSYLTNKNNNSRIFNDSYFNQYRG; from the coding sequence ATGTACTGCTCAATTAGTGAAATTGAAAACATTATTCCAGAAGATGAACTAATTAACCTTACAGTTGATGATCCATCAAACGAAAGTGTTGTTAATGTCCAAAGATTTAATGATGTGTCAGTTTACGCTGACGAGCTTATCAACGGGTATCTTAGAGCTAGGTACACATTACCACTTAAATGCGTGCCAGCTCTAATCTCTAAACTTGCTGCCGATATCGTTGCATATAGACTTCATTTAAGAAGACCACAAGATATCCCTGAACACATATCCGAGAACCACAAACTAGCGATAAGAACCCTTCAGGAGTTGCAAAAAGGTAATATCATACTTGATTTGCCTGTTGAAAACCCTGATATGCAGCCAATTAAGTCTAGTTATCTTACAAACAAAAACAATAATAGCCGCATTTTTAACGACAGTTACTTCAATCAATATCGAGGATAG
- a CDS encoding DUF2190 family protein, giving the protein MTIKSYIAGADIPANRIVKFSDDNKVVIATSPFDNLAGVTDSLDVKAGQTVDVFALGEKDIEFGGTVARGDMLTCDSNGKAVTAKIDFTVLDAISTVTSINSVEVLTEIKARIKDLAKNTIGYSKYNAVSGDISAAILK; this is encoded by the coding sequence ATGACAATAAAATCATATATTGCAGGTGCTGATATTCCTGCAAACAGAATTGTAAAATTTTCTGATGACAACAAAGTCGTCATTGCAACATCACCATTTGATAATTTAGCTGGTGTTACGGACAGCTTGGATGTAAAAGCTGGTCAAACAGTAGATGTATTCGCTCTTGGTGAAAAAGATATTGAATTCGGCGGAACTGTTGCCCGTGGAGATATGCTCACTTGCGATTCTAACGGCAAGGCAGTCACTGCAAAGATTGATTTTACGGTTTTAGATGCAATTTCAACGGTTACATCTATCAATTCGGTTGAAGTTTTAACTGAAATTAAAGCAAGAATTAAAGACCTTGCAAAAAACACTATTGGTTACTCTAAATACAACGCAGTATCTGGTGACATTTCTGCTGCGATATTGAAATAA
- a CDS encoding phage protease, protein MSWCEIFRAGKYKQADGNEIEYTNEDIKTIANNFNDGENTNAPIVIGHPKNNSPAYGWVDKLKADGGKLYAKYKDVCEDFAEWVNKGRYKNRSVSLTEDLQLRHVGFLGAVPPRVKGMPEYVFSEDLQVQTYEFSDLEDYKFDTLARIIQNLRDHLIEKYDIETADKIISTWNIETLKQVENKSPQEISSYCEELINKGKELELTTTDPKQAAHAAKTEDFSEEMILTKSENENLKQKLKAMEAQQKRQEFESFSEKAVSEGQITPAQKSDVVDFMEVLSGCETFDFAEGDEKSPVARFKEFIGGLKQIDFSELPEGKGQDDSTIDFSDPKAAANQIVAYQAEQAKKGIEVDTLTAYNALKKGKN, encoded by the coding sequence ATGAGTTGGTGTGAAATTTTTAGAGCTGGTAAATATAAACAAGCTGATGGCAATGAGATTGAATACACAAACGAAGACATAAAAACAATCGCCAATAACTTTAATGATGGTGAAAACACAAATGCTCCAATTGTTATTGGGCATCCAAAAAATAACAGTCCTGCTTATGGCTGGGTTGATAAATTGAAAGCCGATGGTGGAAAGCTTTACGCAAAATATAAAGATGTCTGCGAAGATTTTGCGGAATGGGTAAATAAAGGTAGATACAAAAACCGTTCTGTAAGTTTAACCGAAGACTTACAACTTCGTCACGTTGGTTTCCTAGGAGCTGTACCACCTAGAGTTAAAGGTATGCCTGAATATGTATTTTCTGAAGATTTACAAGTTCAGACTTATGAATTTTCTGACTTAGAAGACTACAAATTTGATACTTTGGCTCGTATTATTCAAAATTTACGCGATCATTTGATTGAGAAATACGACATAGAAACTGCAGATAAAATCATTAGTACTTGGAATATTGAAACTTTAAAACAAGTTGAAAACAAATCACCACAAGAGATTAGTAGTTATTGTGAAGAACTTATTAATAAAGGAAAGGAGTTAGAGTTGACAACAACTGACCCTAAACAAGCTGCACACGCGGCTAAAACAGAAGATTTTAGTGAGGAAATGATTCTTACTAAATCTGAAAACGAAAATTTAAAACAAAAATTAAAAGCAATGGAAGCTCAACAAAAAAGACAAGAGTTTGAATCATTCTCTGAAAAAGCAGTTTCAGAAGGACAAATTACTCCGGCACAAAAAAGTGATGTCGTAGATTTTATGGAAGTCCTTAGTGGCTGTGAAACTTTTGATTTTGCTGAAGGCGATGAAAAGTCGCCAGTCGCTCGTTTCAAAGAGTTCATCGGTGGACTTAAGCAGATTGATTTTTCTGAACTTCCAGAAGGCAAAGGTCAAGATGATAGCACAATCGATTTCTCTGATCCAAAAGCTGCTGCCAACCAAATCGTAGCTTATCAAGCTGAACAAGCTAAAAAAGGTATCGAAGTTGATACTCTAACAGCTTACAACGCATTAAAGAAAGGTAAAAACTAA